Proteins encoded together in one bacterium window:
- a CDS encoding YggL family protein: MKKRLRKKKHYSEFTEWGRQLVITRNRKDGFDEFLDAFIEEAVEANGCYCGGGGKDDKLDVVVELGRRSSDPDAKLKRITAWLDARPDVDGWKTGDEFDIWHGNFDDIEEKIEQDESTVFVANAPKP, encoded by the coding sequence ATGAAAAAACGACTCCGCAAAAAGAAGCACTACAGTGAATTCACGGAGTGGGGACGACAGCTCGTCATCACCCGGAATCGGAAAGACGGATTTGATGAGTTCCTCGACGCCTTCATCGAGGAAGCCGTCGAAGCAAACGGTTGTTACTGTGGTGGTGGCGGGAAAGATGACAAGCTCGATGTTGTCGTGGAACTTGGTCGTCGTAGCTCTGATCCCGATGCCAAGCTGAAACGAATCACTGCCTGGCTTGACGCCCGTCCCGACGTAGACGGATGGAAGACAGGGGATGAATTCGACATTTGGCACGGGAACTTCGACGACATCGAAGAAAAGATCGAACAAGATGAATCCACGGTATTTGTCGCTAACGCGCCAAAACCGTGA